DNA sequence from the Lysinibacillus sp. OF-1 genome:
CAAAGGCTATTTTTTCAGTAATCGTGTATCCTAAATCATCCGTACAATAGATTGGACTACGAGTAGTTGATTGAAAATAAACGTCGTTTCCTAAATAAGAGGCAATTTGCATAGGGACATACATAAACTCACCTGTTCCAATAACTAATGCCGGACCATGTGTACGAAGCTTTTGTAATTGCTTGGCGATGGTCTGTAACATTTTCTTTTGTTGAAAATGCTGTTTTGACGTGAGCATAAATCTCCCTGTTGCTACTAGATAGGGTTGACTATTTACGAATTTATTCTCAGCAATAGATCGATAAAACTTACGATCAATAGATTCTTGAATTGGCCATAGTGTTAGATTATTTGTAGGTTGTGTTAGTATATTAGGCTGTGTGCTCGTTAAGCTTGGTATACCCGAACAGTTAAAGTGTCCACACATGATTGAGATGAACACAATGGAAATACCCCATTGCTCTTCTAATTGCTGAAAAATCTTTTGTTGCTGTTCAGAACGCCAATCTAAAATAGAGAGCACAGCATACTGCTTAACTAACGGAAATTTCCGTCTTAATGTTTGAATGATATTAATAACCGTATTACCAGTAGTAATCTCATCATCAATTAACACAATGCGTTTAGCTTGTAGTAACACTTCTGGCTCCTCAGTATAAATTCTATGGCTTGTCGCATGGGAGTGTTCTTCCTCAAATGTAACAAATGGTTCAAAATCGGGAAGCACTTCACGTGTTGTGTGAATATACATTGCATTCGAATCGTATGCGTTAAATACCGCATGTCCTAGTGCAGTAGCTGTCTCGGCAAATCCAACGAACAATGTTTCTTGTGCTAACTCGAGGCTACCCTCTGTAGAATTTTGTACTTCTGACAAACCCGCACCCTCTTTTAAAGCTTTAACGACTGCTGATGAAGCTGCTACTTTTTGTCCAGTAAGATGCTGATGATACATCATGGCTAGCAGGGTCCCTGTCAGTAAGGGCACTTGCGGGCGCACAGCTAAATGTTTACCAAGTACGGTGCTTACAAACAAAAATTGCCTTTTCTTATTAATACGAGCTGCCATTTTAAACAAGTCGGTTAGCGCAAAATTATGCGGATTGTGGGTAATTTCAATATCGATTGAATAATCCGGTAAAATGCTTAATTTACTCATTTGTTGTTGCATAAACACTACCACCTATTTCTGAATTTAATAAGAGTGAGGCAAAATCGACAGATTCATGATAGACACCATAGACTTGTGCCTGTTTTAATATTCGCTGTGCCCATCTCATATGTGGTTTGATTTCATTCATCTTGTTCGCATAATGACTTTTCATCACACCTTTGTGACCATCATTATTCTCTACAATACTTAGCGCATCTAAATATTCTTCATAGGAAATGGCATAGAGGGCATGAACAACACGGATATGACTAGGATGAATAATTGTTTTTCCCACAATACCATTTTGTTTATCCATTAACACTTCTTTCATTAATCCATCTAAACAATCGTCTAATAATGCTTTCCTCGTATCAAGAGCTCCCTTTTCACTAAATGGTGTTTCTCTTAATGCAGGCTTTAATACACGCTGATTACTAAAATACTCCCACACAGGCCCGGAGATAACAAACCCGTCTTCCTCACGACCAAGGACGTTGACAATATCTGCAATACAATCACGGATTACACTGATATCATAAATGGTCGAGTCCATACGACGACGAATTCCATAAATGCCACAGAAATCAGTGGCACCAATACGTACATTTAATACACGAGCTCTGTATTGATGTAGCACTGCCTTAATGTCTAATAATGCTTCCATGCGAGATTCCTTATAGAGCACCTCACGGCTCTCTAAAATCGGCATACCATATAGAATTAAGTCATTTTCTAAAATTGTTTGTTCAAGAAGCTCAAAATAACGGGCGCCCTGTGCTGCTGTAAACTTTGGAAATACATAGCCCGTTAGTATTTCTTGCTTTTTCCCTAAAATAGTTGTTAACCTTTGAAATTGCTCAACATGACGTACACGAATAAAAAGTAATGGTAGATCCTGAAGTAATAATTTTTTTTGTTGATAGAGTGCATATAGCTCACTAATATCCTCCATCAACTTCGCTTCACAATCTCGTAATTCTATATCGCCTACTGCATCCTCCAGATCAATGACGAGTGATGTGAGTTCTTCATATTTTTGTGATTGAATCAAACTCACAATCGCAGGCATAGAAGCTGGCATATACAGAGTCGCACCTAGAGCATATGATAAAATATCTGGCGTTTCCCACTTAGTAAAAGGCTGTGGCTTCTTAAAAAAAATCGTCTCTGCTTCTGTTGCAAAGTGTTGCATCTAATCCTCTCCCCGATAACTATGCCTTTTGTGAAAAAAGCACTGTATCAGCCTGTTCTATACAGACCAATACAGTGCCTTGTTTACACTGCTGTTTTCTTATTCATCTTGTGAACAACAAACGTCAATAAGAATGCAGCAATTAAAATAATAAAGAATACTTCATGTGAAAGATGGAATCCAAAAATACTAGCAAACATTTTCAATGCAATAATGGCAATTAAAATATAGGCAGTCGTTTCAAGTTCTGGTACACGTTCAATCAATGAAAGAAATACACCAGCGATGGTACGCATCATAATAATGCCTAAAACTCCACCTAATAAAAGAACCCATACTTGATCGGATATGGCAAATGCCGCTAATATAGAGTCTACTGAAAAGGCGATATCCATTAATTCAACTGAAATAACAGTCGCCCAGAAAGTACCAAAGACTCGAACCATCCAACCTGTCTTCTTAAACTCGTGTGCGTCTCCTTCATCAGTGCTTTTATTTTTAAAATGTAATATGACTAACCACATTAAATAAGTTGCACCGATCACTTTAACAATAGAGAATTTTACGAGGTAAACGCCAATACCGATGAAGAGAAATCGGAAAAAATAAGCCCCAAACATCCCATACATTAGCGCTTTTTTCCGCTGATGCTGTGGAAGATGTTTAACAAGTACTGCTAAAACAAGCGCATTGTCTGCAGACAATAGCCCTTCCATAATAATCAATGAAAAAATAAGGCCCCATGATACTGGATCTGTTAAAACTTGTCCCCACATCTGCCAGTTAAAAAACTGTGCATATGTATTTAATATCTCGTTTATTACATCCACCGAAGATCCCCCGTCATGTCATGTACATATACCCTACTCGTTACTGTAGGCCATATGCGTTGATTAATGCTGCTAGTCCACCCTGATAGCCTGAGCCTACTGCGGCAAATTTCCACTCGCCATTATGACGGTAAAGCTCACAAAATACAACGGCAGTTTCAATACTGAAATCTTCGCCTAAATCATAGCGTAATACCTCTGATCCCGAATCTTCATTTGTCAATCGAACATAAGCATTTAGTACTTGTCCGAAGTTTTGATGACGACCCTCAGCATCATAGATAGTAACCGTTACCACAATCTTTTCAATTTGAGGTGATACTTGCTTTAAGTTGACAAGAATCTTTTCATCATCCCCATCACCTTCACCTGTACGATTATCACCTGTATGAACAACAGATTGGTCTAGACTCGCTAAATTATTATAGAAGATAAAATCTTGTTCATTACGACATTTACCTGATGCATCTAGTAAAAATACAGATGCATCGAGGTCAAAGTCTTGCCCACCATCAAATTGCTTAACATCCCAGCCTAAGCCAATGCCAATGCTATTTAATCCTGGGTCTTGCTTGGTTAAATCAATACGTTGCCCTTTACTTAATTGAATAGCCATTCAAAATCTCCCTTTCTGTCCAAAGATGAAATTTTAGTTTACACTTAAGCCGTAATCATTACATAAAGCAGCTAAGCCACCTTGGTAGCCAGCACCAATTGCATTAAATTTCCATTCTCCATTATGGCGGTATAATTCCCCTACTACGATAGCTGTTTCAATACTGAAATCCTCGCCTAAATCATAACGGATAATTTCCTCGTTGGAAGCAGCATTAA
Encoded proteins:
- a CDS encoding TerD family protein — protein: MAIQLSKGQRIDLTKQDPGLNSIGIGLGWDVKQFDGGQDFDLDASVFLLDASGKCRNEQDFIFYNNLASLDQSVVHTGDNRTGEGDGDDEKILVNLKQVSPQIEKIVVTVTIYDAEGRHQNFGQVLNAYVRLTNEDSGSEVLRYDLGEDFSIETAVVFCELYRHNGEWKFAAVGSGYQGGLAALINAYGLQ
- a CDS encoding TerC family protein, with the protein product MDVINEILNTYAQFFNWQMWGQVLTDPVSWGLIFSLIIMEGLLSADNALVLAVLVKHLPQHQRKKALMYGMFGAYFFRFLFIGIGVYLVKFSIVKVIGATYLMWLVILHFKNKSTDEGDAHEFKKTGWMVRVFGTFWATVISVELMDIAFSVDSILAAFAISDQVWVLLLGGVLGIIMMRTIAGVFLSLIERVPELETTAYILIAIIALKMFASIFGFHLSHEVFFIILIAAFLLTFVVHKMNKKTAV
- a CDS encoding phosphoribosyltransferase family protein; the encoded protein is MQQQMSKLSILPDYSIDIEITHNPHNFALTDLFKMAARINKKRQFLFVSTVLGKHLAVRPQVPLLTGTLLAMMYHQHLTGQKVAASSAVVKALKEGAGLSEVQNSTEGSLELAQETLFVGFAETATALGHAVFNAYDSNAMYIHTTREVLPDFEPFVTFEEEHSHATSHRIYTEEPEVLLQAKRIVLIDDEITTGNTVINIIQTLRRKFPLVKQYAVLSILDWRSEQQQKIFQQLEEQWGISIVFISIMCGHFNCSGIPSLTSTQPNILTQPTNNLTLWPIQESIDRKFYRSIAENKFVNSQPYLVATGRFMLTSKQHFQQKKMLQTIAKQLQKLRTHGPALVIGTGEFMYVPMQIASYLGNDVYFQSTTRSPIYCTDDLGYTITEKIAFESPENNGVDNYLYNIQSQSYTELFFMVERIASKEVVARVVNELQILSNAKVYVICMHEWEVEQ
- a CDS encoding HpcH/HpaI aldolase/citrate lyase family protein, whose translation is MQHFATEAETIFFKKPQPFTKWETPDILSYALGATLYMPASMPAIVSLIQSQKYEELTSLVIDLEDAVGDIELRDCEAKLMEDISELYALYQQKKLLLQDLPLLFIRVRHVEQFQRLTTILGKKQEILTGYVFPKFTAAQGARYFELLEQTILENDLILYGMPILESREVLYKESRMEALLDIKAVLHQYRARVLNVRIGATDFCGIYGIRRRMDSTIYDISVIRDCIADIVNVLGREEDGFVISGPVWEYFSNQRVLKPALRETPFSEKGALDTRKALLDDCLDGLMKEVLMDKQNGIVGKTIIHPSHIRVVHALYAISYEEYLDALSIVENNDGHKGVMKSHYANKMNEIKPHMRWAQRILKQAQVYGVYHESVDFASLLLNSEIGGSVYATTNE